In Episyrphus balteatus chromosome 4, idEpiBalt1.1, whole genome shotgun sequence, the sequence aaactcggcggtcaactgacgtttgcctacaagctacgcggtgtggtgaatgtcgtgaacctatcgttgtgttcgtgtccgatgtgtggtgaatgtcgtgaatctataaatgtgtgcgtgttaacgtcatttatcaacgtggtggctttcacatatattcacagacagcactgtccacaaaagggttttggggggaaagacgtacgaaattttccagtcttggtattttttgtttatggaaaaATCCTTAAACTCGAATTCGGTTCTTTTCATGGtagaaaactttttcaatataaatgtttttaaaacacCTCCATATACGAGTACAGAAAACGGACAAATAGAACGTTTCCACTCTACACTTTCCGAAGTAATTCGATGCTTGAAATCTCAAAACCCACACTTTACATTTTCAGAACTTCTTGACAAATCAATATTTGAATATAATAATTCCACTCGACTACAGGCAAAAAACCCATTGACATATTTTTCGCAAGAGATCTAGCAAATAATCCGGAACAActtgaaaaagaaagagaaagaacgacacagaaaattaaagaaaaacaagactCCGACTTAGAATAccataacaaaaagaaaaccgtTGTTAGAGACTTTTTCATTGGAGAAATTATTTACGTAAAAGTCAACAAGAGATTAGGAAATAAACTATCTCCCAAGTATAGAAAAGAAATagtaaaagaaaataagaaCTCAACTGTCGTTACAAAATCAGGAAAAACCATAcacaaaagtttaattaaaaattaatttcctctCCTTCCCTTTAAGTTTTTGGTATACCTCTGTACCACAAATGCCAGCGTCAAAATCCTTGACTATACGAACTCCCAACTCATAGCCATCAACTCGGGAAATGTGAAAGTTCAAACAGGGAACTTCAAACTGATACATGTCATAGACATGGATCTTTATAGAAGAAGCCTGAGTgctatccagaaaaaaatacaagaatttTCCAACGTTCCAAATTCTAACATTCCTATGTTCCCATTCTTATCCTACGAAATACAACAAATACAAACTCACCTCAACCGCCTTTCCCCTAATCCTCGATACAAGCGATCTATAGAACTAATTGGTTCAGCATGGAAATGGATCGCAGGAACCCCTGACAAACATGATTtccaaataataaatgaaaaaataaacaatgtactttcaaataataatcaacaaagaataattaataatttactTTTAGTTAAAATAAGCGAAATAAGTAACGCAACAAacgaaataataagaaaatcagACATAGATATTAAGCATGAACTATTCTTAaacttgaaatttaaattagatATGTTAAgagaagaaattattaatattgAGTACGCCATGCAATGGGCAAAAACTGGTGTAATAAACACCTATATTTTATCTAATTCTGAAATACAATCAATCGAACAAATTATAAATGAAGAAAATATGCCTTACAACAATGTAATAGAAGCAGTTGAATTTGCCGATGTAAAAATAGTCTCAAATAATACATTATTGTTATACATTTTAAGCCTACATATTACTAGCCCAGAAACATGtaacaaattattaattaaaccAGTTAAAAGGCAAAGaaacataataaaattaaattataaagaaatattacaatgtaaaaaaattatgtacagCATAACAAATCAATGTAAAACTTATGATAAACTTTCAATTTGTAAACAGAATTCTATTATAGATATAAGTGAAGATAATTGTATAAGCCATTTACTATCAAGcgaaaaaccttcatgcaactACGTAAACAATCAACACGTCccactgtgggctagaacgctattttagctggaattaattaaaaatggcaacttcttccaaaattgataattttggtctcattcgatagataaatggacTAGTTATAATTTCTCATTCAAAGTTGAGGTCAAAACATTCATTGGGTACCTAAAAAACACAGTCGAaagcaatttttcgaaaataaaaacaaaaaaggccaCTTTTTCCTAGCTAGCTAGCCTATATGgctttatgttttatataaaactatgtTCTACAAGAGCAAACTTTTTTCGCTGTAACTCCGAAATTATAGGGAgcaaaatattcagaaaaaccACTTACAATGAAAAGAAAacgagttgaatgttttcaaataacgatttttttatttgcattaacattttatattccataataagtaaaaacaacttttgttcgcttcaatgataccattttcgaatttgatgcgttcaaacttcaaagaacccattttttgttttttagaccaattttatatgtgttgaaaatttgaaaacctCATTTTACATAATAACTCGCTTATTGTTGGTGTTGTTCTTACCATTAGAATCGGTTGTgccataaaattatcattattatatcaTTCGACACCATTTTAATGCCTTTAATTGCAATTTTAGACGATTTCGagaatttctataattaattccagctaaaatagcgttctagcccacagtgcgtCCCTTCCATAGAAGAAATCACAC encodes:
- the LOC129917675 gene encoding uncharacterized protein LOC129917675 — encoded protein: MDLYRRSLSAIQKKIQEFSNVPNSNIPMFPFLSYEIQQIQTHLNRLSPNPRYKRSIELIGSAWKWIAGTPDKHDFQIINEKINNVLSNNNQQRIINNLLLVKISEISNATNEIIRKSDIDIKHELFLNLKFKLDMLREEIINIEYAMQWAKTGVINTYILSNSEIQSIEQIINEENMPYNNVIEAVEFADVKIVSNNTLLLYILSLHITSPETCNKLLIKPVKRQRNIIKLNYKEILQCKKIMYSITNQCKTYDKLSICKQNSIIDISEDNCISHLLSSEKPSCNYVNNQHVPLWARTLF